One segment of Pontibacter akesuensis DNA contains the following:
- a CDS encoding DUF2911 domain-containing protein: MKRYFSCLIFFLFGLSVSAAHAQVQLPQASPAAMIKQTIGLTDVTVNYHAPSVKGRKVFGGLVPYKQLWRAGANEATLITFQDELFLNHERVPAGTYSLFILPQSDSLWHVVLNRDTTLWGLEGYNELNDVAYLEVKPTKAPFTETLLYSFSDISTNKAKLNLAWENTRITLNIETEIEKKALQNINKALAAAAPDDWYTWAQCAEYMLSRKEHHEKALEWINKSIAIKDNFYNNWIKAKLYAHNNEFKVAATLSAKAIQLGSSEPESYQTYAKQIETAYKDWKKRK, from the coding sequence ATGAAAAGATATTTCTCCTGCCTCATATTCTTCCTCTTCGGCTTAAGCGTCTCTGCAGCTCATGCGCAGGTACAATTGCCACAGGCCAGCCCGGCTGCTATGATTAAGCAAACAATCGGTTTGACTGATGTTACAGTAAATTATCATGCGCCTAGTGTTAAAGGCCGTAAAGTTTTCGGAGGGTTGGTGCCGTACAAGCAGCTATGGCGTGCCGGAGCTAATGAGGCTACATTGATTACTTTTCAGGATGAGCTTTTCCTAAACCATGAGCGAGTACCCGCTGGAACCTACTCGCTATTTATACTTCCGCAAAGCGATTCTTTGTGGCATGTGGTGCTAAATAGGGACACGACACTTTGGGGACTTGAAGGATATAATGAACTGAATGACGTGGCTTATCTGGAGGTGAAACCTACAAAGGCACCTTTCACCGAAACACTGCTTTACTCCTTCTCAGACATCAGCACAAACAAGGCAAAGCTGAACCTGGCTTGGGAGAATACAAGGATTACTTTGAACATAGAAACAGAAATTGAGAAGAAAGCCCTGCAGAATATAAACAAAGCATTGGCCGCTGCTGCACCGGATGACTGGTACACCTGGGCCCAGTGTGCCGAATACATGCTATCGCGGAAAGAACACCACGAGAAGGCACTGGAGTGGATAAACAAGTCTATTGCCATCAAAGACAACTTCTATAACAACTGGATAAAGGCTAAGCTTTACGCCCACAACAACGAATTTAAGGTAGCTGCCACGCTTTCCGCGAAGGCCATACAACTAGGCAGTTCAGAGCCTGAGTCGTATCAAACCTATGCCAAACAAATTGAGACGGCGTACAAGGATTGGAAAAAGCGGAAATAA
- a CDS encoding TonB-dependent receptor, whose translation MLKYLTVCFILLFPLGVSAQQATLRGKVLNEQREPLELATVAIKGTAVGTQTSAAGEFTLQVPAQPDLVLVVRYLGYRELQLAVTLQPGESRTLQLVLEADPQQLKTIDVRGKNEGDTRDQVSVTKLDPRDIRNLPSAYGDFNKVLVTLPGVVSNNELSSTYSVRGGNYNENLVYVNNIEIYRPFLISAAQQEGLSFVNPDLVENIEFSSGGWQPKYGDKLSSVLNIQYKQPERFAASVTGGLTGGSVHLEEASTNNRVSYLLGVRHKNGRYILQGLQVDGNYQPTFTDAQAYISFDLSKGEATGNTTLGVLSSYASNDFTVEPESQETTFGTRQAALRLTVGFDGRELMAYNTFQTGLNLAHRFSANYLAEVIVSGVQSREREFRDVEAGYRLCDVSTTGNNYGECLQDRGIGSEYNYARNALLARMVTAEVRNSLLLSQRSHLQFGAKAGSENIQDKLQEYGFQDSAEFVTQDYFLDSKLELNTMRYSGYLQHTIELDSLKTFTYGIRATFWDFNGELNVSPRVQYSFITRRNPNLSFKAALGVYYQPPFYRELRNFAGELNSDIKAQRSLHAIVGSDYLFKAWGRDFKLTTEAYYKAMTNVIPYDLDNVRLRYYARNNAKAYAAGFDVRVNGEFIPSAESWLSLGVLRTRENVEGDSISVFNAQGETIGRQEQGYIRRPTDQLLNLGVFFQDHLPDNPTVRMYLNLVYGSGLPFGPPSQPDYRNAFDGKSYKRVDIGFSKVIIVQSDLVERKKLGLESLWIGLEVLNLIDAQNRVSYTYVQDVDGVTYAVPNYLTGRRLNLRFVAKF comes from the coding sequence ATGCTGAAGTATCTGACGGTGTGCTTTATTCTGCTCTTTCCGCTAGGTGTTTCAGCACAACAGGCAACCCTGCGTGGCAAAGTGCTGAACGAACAGCGGGAGCCGCTGGAACTGGCAACAGTTGCCATCAAAGGCACTGCTGTCGGAACACAAACAAGCGCCGCAGGAGAATTTACACTTCAGGTGCCGGCGCAGCCAGATCTGGTGCTGGTGGTACGTTACCTGGGCTACAGAGAGTTGCAGTTGGCAGTTACCCTTCAACCGGGAGAATCGCGGACGCTGCAACTCGTGCTGGAGGCAGACCCACAGCAACTAAAAACCATTGATGTGCGGGGCAAAAACGAAGGCGACACCCGTGACCAGGTAAGTGTTACCAAACTTGATCCGCGCGACATCCGCAACCTGCCTTCCGCTTACGGCGACTTCAACAAAGTTCTTGTAACGCTACCCGGCGTGGTAAGCAACAATGAGCTATCCAGCACCTACTCAGTGCGTGGGGGCAACTACAACGAAAACCTAGTCTACGTCAACAACATCGAAATTTACCGTCCGTTCCTTATCTCCGCGGCACAGCAGGAGGGGCTGTCGTTCGTAAATCCTGACTTGGTCGAAAACATTGAGTTCTCCTCTGGCGGCTGGCAGCCCAAGTATGGCGATAAGCTTTCTTCTGTTCTTAACATCCAATACAAGCAACCCGAAAGGTTTGCAGCCTCAGTCACGGGTGGATTAACAGGAGGCTCTGTGCACCTGGAGGAGGCTTCCACAAACAATAGAGTTTCATACCTGCTGGGTGTTCGGCATAAAAACGGGCGCTACATTTTACAAGGGCTGCAGGTAGACGGAAACTACCAGCCGACTTTCACAGATGCGCAAGCCTATATCAGCTTTGATCTAAGCAAAGGCGAGGCCACTGGAAACACAACTTTGGGAGTGCTCAGCAGCTACGCCAGCAATGACTTTACAGTGGAGCCGGAATCGCAGGAAACTACCTTTGGAACGCGGCAGGCCGCCCTGAGGCTTACTGTCGGGTTTGATGGCCGCGAGTTGATGGCGTACAACACGTTTCAGACCGGACTAAACCTGGCGCATCGTTTTTCTGCCAATTACCTGGCAGAAGTGATTGTTTCCGGGGTGCAGTCGCGGGAGCGGGAGTTTCGGGATGTGGAGGCAGGCTACCGTCTTTGCGACGTGAGCACCACCGGCAATAACTACGGCGAATGCCTGCAGGACCGGGGTATTGGCAGCGAGTACAATTACGCCAGAAATGCCTTGCTGGCGCGCATGGTAACAGCAGAAGTACGTAATAGCCTACTGCTTAGCCAGCGTAGTCATCTGCAGTTCGGAGCTAAAGCAGGCTCAGAGAACATTCAGGACAAACTGCAGGAGTATGGCTTTCAAGATTCAGCAGAATTTGTAACGCAGGATTATTTTCTGGATTCAAAGCTTGAATTAAACACCATGCGCTACAGCGGCTACCTGCAGCACACGATAGAACTGGACTCGCTGAAGACTTTTACCTACGGGATCCGTGCAACTTTCTGGGATTTCAATGGTGAGTTGAACGTCTCCCCACGGGTGCAATATTCCTTTATTACCCGCCGCAACCCTAACCTTTCTTTCAAAGCTGCTTTGGGCGTATACTATCAGCCGCCCTTTTACAGAGAGCTGCGCAATTTCGCCGGAGAGCTTAATTCAGACATTAAGGCACAACGCTCCCTGCACGCCATTGTTGGCAGCGATTACCTGTTTAAGGCATGGGGACGTGATTTCAAACTTACGACGGAAGCTTATTATAAAGCAATGACAAACGTGATTCCGTATGATCTGGATAATGTGCGCTTGCGGTATTATGCACGTAACAACGCCAAAGCCTATGCGGCAGGTTTTGATGTGCGCGTAAACGGGGAGTTTATTCCAAGTGCCGAGTCCTGGCTTAGCTTGGGGGTATTAAGAACACGGGAGAATGTGGAAGGAGATTCCATCTCCGTTTTCAATGCGCAAGGCGAGACTATCGGAAGGCAGGAGCAGGGGTATATCCGCCGCCCAACTGATCAGCTCCTTAACCTGGGTGTTTTCTTTCAGGACCACCTGCCCGACAACCCGACTGTGCGCATGTACCTGAACCTGGTGTACGGCAGCGGTCTTCCTTTTGGTCCTCCCAGTCAGCCAGACTACCGCAACGCTTTTGATGGAAAATCATACAAGCGGGTTGATATAGGTTTTTCTAAAGTGATAATTGTGCAGAGTGATTTGGTAGAGCGCAAAAAGCTGGGGTTGGAAAGTCTATGGATTGGTTTGGAGGTGCTGAACCTGATTGACGCTCAAAACCGTGTTTCCTATACCTATGTGCAGGATGTGGACGGTGTCACCTACGCTGTGCCTAATTACCTGACTGGCCGTAGGCTGAATCTGCGCTTCGTGGCTAAATTTTAG
- the rpe gene encoding ribulose-phosphate 3-epimerase: MRPIIAPSVLASDFANLQSEVEMLNKSQADWLHIDIMDGRFVPNISFGFPVMEAIKRHAKKPMDVHLMIVEPEQYIEQFRTAGADTISVHYEACTHLHRIVQQIQATGAKAGVALNPHTSVKLLEDVIADVDMVCIMSVNPGFGGQKFIENTYRKIEALKDLIIQRSSKALIEIDGGVNEKNAPLLLEKGADVLVAGSFVFSAADPVQTISNLKSIS; the protein is encoded by the coding sequence ATGAGACCAATCATTGCACCCTCTGTACTCGCTTCTGACTTTGCTAACCTGCAGTCGGAGGTAGAGATGCTGAACAAAAGCCAGGCTGATTGGCTGCACATCGATATTATGGATGGCCGCTTTGTGCCAAACATTTCATTTGGATTTCCGGTGATGGAGGCTATTAAGCGGCACGCGAAGAAACCCATGGATGTACACCTGATGATTGTGGAACCGGAGCAGTACATTGAACAGTTCAGGACAGCTGGTGCTGATACGATTTCGGTGCATTATGAGGCCTGTACGCACCTGCACCGCATAGTGCAGCAGATTCAGGCAACGGGTGCCAAGGCAGGTGTTGCCCTTAACCCTCATACGTCAGTAAAGCTGCTGGAGGATGTGATCGCTGATGTGGACATGGTTTGTATCATGTCTGTTAACCCTGGCTTTGGGGGCCAGAAGTTTATCGAAAACACCTATCGAAAGATCGAGGCGCTCAAAGACCTGATCATACAGCGGAGTTCAAAGGCACTGATAGAGATTGACGGAGGGGTAAATGAGAAGAATGCACCCCTGCTCCTGGAAAAAGGGGCTGATGTGCTTGTTGCAGGAAGCTTTGTGTTCTCTGCCGCTGACCCTGTTCAGACAATTTCCAATTTAAAGTCCATCAGCTAA